A genomic window from Plasmodium malariae genome assembly, chromosome: 10 includes:
- the PmUG01_10035000 gene encoding conserved Plasmodium protein, unknown function, whose product MTSNTPKYNKGLKKEEAPPYGEVLVKCAEDENCDYQTKIKVNIGNNQRILLLIRHYKEEYYLIIHQHKLIVAYPMYYTGIAPEKSIYSYKGFYERGDDDFDKQNKRGHDRCMKYEMNLHERSSIPVFKGFNDKSFSMCCSCFDIPFAYENINTVYPDFPKDMRLECPTDNRWNRKLFKERLVSIKRSVRHLLPFYAIFRFKKEVKLYLIFNITIIKKEKSFSDYYNLYEEKTNLTATSYRYVLDELTNFMNIYDNNKIVSISYSSSAFDDIIIPKFYNNYLLYPFYPEELYNIKYDTLDYGCSYNIADKFECIESDESRCTYTESNCLKKTILIPRHYISQSSEEVCGIIGSNLNSSEKEQHCVAKHECIQNTVESYLNKAKEFTKGNEDIVTKLPVINGKYPHYIFQKKDYNKQNADKRTVDYFTDTNIHHYVAYEYYKEDRTEFIINLRNKKKQNLAMRDSFAPMAYGQANPPTQNHTGMGGRSSVSDVKGINDIRSMRSNNPGSSELRYRVQGGEAPEGEEDRNAYDSIIFYMETLNELRIINILYSDVCDKVNEDKCGVLVHVWNPSKEAVKARLKLQCNIKSEGKYTSEKNLVYDEGVYQFLFFFQVPIETFKLFKNCNVYAYGAFKLYDVQTYVEHKKGFIRNLFYHKTKNISSMKLYSDGIRRFICCSEHTEICKIKNIPHCTVDETLNLLNVFFFILFLIFVVIVFLTGNNNKRNRISSQVNAGSSQNSSVDDDKDS is encoded by the coding sequence AACCAGAGGATATTATTGCTTATACGGCATTATAAAGAAgagtattatttaataatacatcAACATAAATTAATAGTAGCTTATCCAATGTATTATACTGGAATAGCTCCTGAAAAATCGATATATAGCTATAAAGGTTTTTATGAAAGAGGAGATGATGACTTTGATAAACAGAATAAAAGAGGACATGATAGATGCATGAAATATGAAATGAATCTTCATGAAAGGTCAAGTATTCCTGTCTTCAAAGGGTTTAATGATAAGTCTTTTTCTATGTGTTGTTCCTGTTTCGATATTCCTTTtgcatatgaaaatattaatactgTATATCCGGATTTCCCTAAAGATATGCGTTTAGAATGTCCTACAGATAACAGGTGGAATAggaaattatttaaagaaagaCTAGTGTCTATTAAGAGAAGTGTTCGTCATTTACTACCATTCTATGCAATATTTCGTTTTAAAAAggaagtaaaattatatcttatttttaatattacaattataaaaaaggaaaaaagttTTTCCGACtactataatttatatgaagaaaaaacaaatttaacTGCAACAAGTTATAGATATGTATTAGATGAGTTAACcaattttatgaacatatatgaTAACAACAAGATAGTTAGTATATCTTATTCTTCATCCGCCTTTgatgatattattattcctaaattttataataattatttattatacccATTTTATCCTGAAGAattgtataatattaaatatgacACGTTAGATTATGGATGCTCATACAACATAGCTGATAAATTTGAATGTATAGAAAGTGATGAAAGTAGGTGTACATATACTGAATCTAACTGCTTAAAGAAAACTATACTAATACCAAGACACTATATTTCACAGAGTAGTGAAGAAGTTTGTGGGATCATAGGTTCTAATCTTAATTCAAGTGAGAAGGAACAACACTGTGTTGCTAAACATGAATGTATTCAAAATACAGTAGaatcatatttaaataaagcaaaagaaTTTACAAAAGGAAATGAAGATATAGTCACAAAATTACCAGtaataaatggaaaatatcctcattatatttttcaaaaaaaagattataatAAACAGAATGCTGATAAAAGAACTGTTGATTATTTCACAGATACTAATATCCATCATTATGTTGCTTATGAGTATTATAAGGAAGACCGCACggaatttattataaacttaagaaacaaaaagaagCAAAACCTGGCTATGAGGGATTCCTTTGCCCCAATGGCCTATGGACAGGCCAATCCCCCTACCCAAAACCACACGGGGATGGGAGGAAGGAGCAGTGTAAGTGATGTAAAAGGCATAAACGACATACGCAGCATGCGCAGTAATAACCCTGGCAGTAGTGAACTGCGCTACAGAGTGCAAGGGGGAGAAGCGCCTGAAGGGGAAGAGGACAGGAATGCGTATGACAGCATCATCTTTTACATGGAAACGCTGAATGAGTTAAGAATAATCAACATTTTATACTCAGATGTATGTGATAAAGTAAATGAAGACAAATGTGGAGTCCTCGTGCACGTATGGAACCCATCGAAGGAAGCTGTTAAAGCAAGACTAAAATTacaatgtaatataaaatccGAGGGAAAATATACgagtgaaaaaaatttagtataTGATGAAGGGGTATatcaatttttgtttttttttcaagtacCTATAGAAACctttaaactttttaaaaattgtaatgtTTATGCTTATGGTGCTTTTAAGTTATATGATGTACAGACATATGTTGAACATAAAAAAGGATTTATTAGAaatcttttttatcataaaactaaaaatattagtaGTATGAAATTATACTCTGATGGGATAAGGAGATTCATTTGTTGTTCAGAACATACGGAAATTTGCAAAATTAAGAATATTCCTCATTGTACTGTTGACGAAACTTTAAACTTGTTAAatgttttcttctttatcttatttctaatatttgTTGTTATTGTCTTTCTCACtggaaataataacaaaagaaatagaatATCCAGTCAGGTTAATGCTGGAAGTAGCCAAAACTCCTCCGTAGATGATGACAAGGATAGCTGA